One window of Deltaproteobacteria bacterium genomic DNA carries:
- a CDS encoding glycine/betaine/sarcosine/D-proline family reductase selenoprotein B, with protein MSKELEKAGLPVALVTAMYPVAEQVKARRIIKGISIPHPCGDPALPAELDAKLRKQIVETALKALESDVQEPTVFAPSGG; from the coding sequence ATGAGCAAAGAACTCGAGAAGGCAGGTTTGCCGGTGGCGTTGGTCACCGCGATGTATCCCGTAGCGGAACAGGTGAAGGCGCGCAGAATAATAAAAGGCATCAGCATCCCGCATCCCTGCGGCGACCCAGCATTACCGGCCGAGCTGGATGCAAAGCTGCGCAAGCAAATCGTCGAGACCGCGTTAAAAGCGTTGGAGAGCGACGTGCAGGAGCCGACGGTGTTTGCCCCGAGCGGCGGGTGA
- a CDS encoding glycine/betaine/sarcosine/D-proline family reductase selenoprotein B: MITVVHVVNQFFAGIGGEDKANVGVGVSDGAAGAARGLQLQLGDRAQILGTVYYGDNYFHEHKDEAFKAILDAVKAKHPQVVVAGPAFNAGRYGMSCVEICNAITKELNIPCVTAMHDENPAIGTYRDHVNPNYFCLPTAETTAGMADALKALANFAVRLASGETIGAAKKEGYLPRGIRRLEKTDRPGFERAIDMLLKKINNQPFESEIAMEVWDDISAAPKLDHVKDRNIAVITTSGVVPWGNPGKFKTFRNTHWEKYNISEVRHLEAGKWEAVHGGYNTAFMNKNPHYGVPLDALRKLEEEGVIGKGKLYPAYYVIPGNQGSPAVMRRVGKEIADDLKKDNVEGVLFVST, translated from the coding sequence ATGATCACTGTCGTCCATGTCGTCAATCAGTTTTTCGCCGGCATCGGTGGCGAGGACAAAGCCAATGTTGGTGTTGGCGTGAGTGATGGCGCCGCAGGTGCTGCACGAGGCTTGCAATTGCAGCTTGGTGACCGCGCGCAGATACTCGGCACGGTTTACTACGGCGACAACTATTTTCACGAGCACAAAGATGAAGCGTTCAAAGCAATTCTCGATGCGGTGAAAGCCAAACACCCGCAAGTCGTGGTGGCCGGGCCGGCGTTCAACGCCGGACGTTACGGCATGAGCTGCGTTGAGATCTGCAACGCGATTACCAAGGAGCTAAACATCCCCTGCGTCACTGCTATGCACGATGAGAACCCGGCCATTGGCACCTATCGCGATCACGTTAACCCTAACTATTTCTGCTTGCCGACCGCGGAAACAACGGCGGGGATGGCGGATGCGCTGAAAGCGCTGGCCAATTTCGCGGTTCGCTTGGCCTCCGGTGAAACCATCGGCGCGGCGAAAAAAGAGGGATACTTGCCGCGCGGCATTCGTCGCTTAGAAAAGACCGATCGCCCGGGTTTCGAACGGGCCATCGATATGCTGCTCAAGAAGATCAACAACCAGCCGTTTGAGAGCGAAATTGCCATGGAAGTATGGGACGATATCTCGGCGGCGCCCAAGCTAGACCATGTCAAAGACCGCAACATCGCGGTCATCACCACCAGCGGCGTCGTGCCCTGGGGCAACCCTGGCAAGTTCAAGACTTTTCGCAACACGCACTGGGAAAAATACAACATCTCTGAGGTCAGGCACCTCGAAGCAGGCAAGTGGGAGGCGGTGCATGGTGGCTACAACACGGCCTTCATGAACAAGAACCCGCACTATGGCGTGCCGCTGGATGCGCTGCGCAAATTAGAAGAAGAAGGCGTGATCGGCAAGGGCAAACTGTATCCGGCGTACTACGTGATACCCGGCAATCAAGGCTCGCCGGCAGTAATGCGCCGGGTCGGCAAAGAAATCGCCGACGATTTAAAAAAGGACAACGTCGAGGGCGTCCTCTTCGTCTCGACGTGA
- a CDS encoding TIGR03619 family F420-dependent LLM class oxidoreductase → MTKFGVFLPVSGRAASRKTLMQAAQEAEALGYDSVWAADRLVIPWKISTTYPYSKEATFIVPPDRPFFDTMTCLAFLAGCTEKIELGMSVMVLPYRHPLHWARIATTIDQLATGRLILGVGVGWMAEEFKAMNLPFKERGKISDEQLTLLKKLWSEEHITFHGNYYHADDIAFLPKPHRQPRIPIWVGGEGKYAQRRAGQYGDAWFPYFVKVTPKELAAGYDNVRVEAKKAGRNPDEVQLACCLPVELTPTAGAPISHYLKGGLEQVVARLREFIAVGCVHIGLQFMIPHYPERKEQIERFAKEALPLLKS, encoded by the coding sequence ATGACCAAGTTCGGTGTTTTTCTACCCGTATCCGGCAGAGCCGCCAGCCGCAAAACTTTGATGCAAGCGGCACAAGAAGCAGAGGCCCTCGGGTACGATTCTGTGTGGGCAGCAGATCGCCTCGTGATTCCGTGGAAAATCTCGACGACCTATCCGTACAGCAAAGAAGCGACTTTCATCGTGCCGCCGGATCGGCCGTTTTTCGATACCATGACTTGTTTGGCGTTTCTCGCCGGCTGCACGGAAAAAATCGAGCTCGGCATGAGCGTCATGGTACTGCCGTATCGTCATCCGCTGCATTGGGCGCGGATTGCCACCACCATCGATCAGCTCGCCACTGGGCGGCTGATTCTCGGCGTCGGCGTCGGTTGGATGGCGGAAGAGTTCAAAGCGATGAACTTGCCGTTCAAAGAGCGCGGCAAAATTTCCGACGAACAGCTCACGCTGCTGAAAAAACTCTGGAGCGAAGAGCACATTACCTTTCACGGCAATTACTACCATGCCGACGACATTGCGTTTCTGCCTAAGCCGCACCGTCAGCCGCGCATCCCGATCTGGGTTGGTGGCGAAGGCAAATACGCCCAGCGGCGCGCCGGCCAATACGGTGACGCATGGTTTCCCTACTTCGTAAAAGTTACGCCCAAAGAGTTGGCAGCTGGCTACGACAACGTGCGGGTTGAAGCTAAAAAGGCCGGCCGCAACCCCGATGAAGTGCAGCTCGCTTGCTGCTTGCCTGTGGAACTAACGCCAACCGCCGGTGCACCCATTAGCCATTATTTGAAAGGCGGTCTCGAACAGGTCGTCGCGCGCTTGCGGGAGTTTATCGCGGTCGGCTGCGTGCACATCGGTTTACAATTCATGATCCCGCATTATCCCGAGCGCAAGGAACAGATCGAGCGCTTCGCCAAAGAGGCGTTACCACTGTTGAAGTCGTGA
- a CDS encoding asparaginase — protein MALPKVALILTGGTIDSVGKDRLDLAWYIEAGKRLNDGELLQQLPELKEIAEIKEVPFRRLPSHALVDKDWLDLVRTIHKIFEEDKADGIVITHGTNTIEETAYFLNLTLKTDKPVVVVGSMRPSSAISADGYLNLVNGIKVAADPGSRGKGCLLVMNDTIFNGRDVTKNATYRVEAFQSRDLGPLGYADGDGKIVFYHQPVKKHTTATEFDVRDLDSLPRVDMVLSYVGADGTMIEAAAKAGAKGIVSAGTGAGRPTPAEDAAFDECFKETGMLMCLCSRVASGRVVRSPGLTRRGFVAGDNLQPWKARLLLALALTKTTNADEIQRMFDTY, from the coding sequence ATGGCATTACCGAAAGTTGCGCTTATTCTCACCGGCGGCACCATCGATTCCGTCGGCAAAGACCGCTTGGATCTCGCCTGGTATATCGAAGCTGGCAAACGTTTAAACGACGGCGAGCTGCTGCAGCAGCTGCCGGAGCTAAAAGAGATTGCAGAAATCAAAGAAGTTCCGTTTCGCCGCTTGCCGAGTCACGCGCTGGTCGACAAAGATTGGCTCGACCTGGTGCGGACAATTCACAAGATCTTCGAGGAAGACAAGGCCGACGGCATCGTCATTACCCATGGCACGAACACCATCGAAGAGACCGCCTATTTTCTCAACCTAACTCTCAAGACCGATAAACCGGTGGTTGTCGTTGGCTCGATGCGGCCGTCGTCGGCGATCAGCGCTGACGGTTATTTGAACCTGGTCAACGGGATCAAAGTCGCCGCCGATCCGGGGTCCCGAGGCAAGGGCTGCCTGCTGGTGATGAACGACACCATATTCAACGGCCGCGACGTCACCAAAAACGCCACCTACCGCGTCGAAGCCTTTCAATCACGAGACCTTGGGCCGCTAGGATATGCCGACGGCGATGGCAAAATCGTTTTCTATCATCAGCCGGTCAAGAAGCACACCACAGCCACCGAGTTTGACGTGCGCGACCTCGACTCACTGCCCCGGGTCGACATGGTGCTCTCCTACGTGGGCGCCGACGGCACCATGATCGAGGCGGCGGCCAAGGCCGGCGCCAAAGGCATCGTTAGCGCCGGCACCGGCGCGGGTCGGCCAACACCGGCGGAAGACGCCGCCTTCGACGAATGTTTCAAAGAAACCGGCATGCTCATGTGCCTGTGCAGCCGCGTAGCATCGGGCCGGGTCGTGCGCAGCCCAGGCCTGACTCGCCGCGGCTTCGTTGCCGGCGACAATTTGCAACCGTGGAAGGCGCGCCTGCTGCTGGCACTCGCGCTGACCAAGACGACCAACGCTGACGAAATCCAGCGCATGTTTGACACGTACTAA
- a CDS encoding tetratricopeptide repeat protein → MGRRILLIDDDDGVSQIFTTIAAHLGYECSHAWDGREGVDLAIAVQPDIIFMDLMMPVMDGIAATLRIKELPFIAHIPIVVFTAALGDARIMDALNAGADDVLIKPVSMAQLQTTVRKHMGNLAIFHINRGLDAQRRGDLGGATASYDEAIRVNPDEAMAFNNRASVRREKGDLDGALADYNEAIRLRPDYAMAFNNRGVTRAAQGDLDGAIADYTEALRLRPDDVLALNNRGTARRYKGDINSALDDYAEALRLKPDLAEARNNRSAARQSEPKK, encoded by the coding sequence TTGGGGCGCAGAATTCTATTGATCGACGATGACGACGGCGTCAGCCAGATTTTCACAACCATTGCCGCACACTTGGGCTACGAGTGCAGCCATGCCTGGGACGGCCGTGAAGGCGTCGACCTAGCGATCGCTGTCCAACCGGATATCATCTTCATGGATCTCATGATGCCGGTAATGGACGGCATTGCCGCAACTCTTCGCATTAAAGAGTTACCGTTTATCGCTCACATTCCAATCGTTGTGTTTACCGCCGCACTGGGTGATGCGCGCATCATGGACGCGCTGAATGCCGGCGCGGACGACGTGCTGATCAAACCCGTGAGTATGGCTCAGCTTCAAACAACCGTCCGTAAGCACATGGGGAATCTCGCGATTTTCCACATCAATCGCGGTCTGGACGCTCAGCGGCGCGGCGATCTTGGCGGCGCGACAGCAAGCTACGACGAAGCGATTCGGGTCAATCCCGATGAAGCAATGGCGTTCAATAATCGCGCTAGCGTCCGTCGCGAGAAAGGCGATCTCGACGGTGCCCTCGCGGACTACAATGAAGCAATTCGCCTGAGGCCCGATTACGCCATGGCTTTCAACAATCGCGGGGTAACGCGAGCAGCCCAAGGCGATCTCGATGGCGCCATCGCCGACTACACGGAGGCGCTTCGGCTGCGACCGGATGATGTCTTGGCGCTAAACAACCGCGGCACGGCACGCCGCTACAAAGGCGATATCAACAGCGCGTTGGATGATTACGCGGAAGCGCTGCGTCTCAAGCCAGATTTAGCTGAGGCGCGGAACAATCGCAGTGCGGCTCGCCAAAGCGAGCCAAAGAAGTAG
- a CDS encoding LLM class flavin-dependent oxidoreductase, which translates to MASFGLTLANRGVIIGAVTVPELFDMAKRGEDSGAFSAVWVGDSLLAKPRLESIALLSALAAVTKKVQLAVGCMATFPHRHPALLAQQWASLDVISGGRSWLAVCLGGPNEQSPAQALEHKVMGIKDTERVARLEEGITILRKLFHEEKTSYKGKFYEFEGVTIQPRPVQNPLPIWIASNPTGLTWKDGASAPSPAVEKGLRRVARFADGWMTNKVTPEEFKSQWTRIQAMAKEEGRDPAKIGTSLYHNINIKEDRKVALDESKAFLDKYYTSNFSMKFVEGFTTAGTPKQCIEELKAYFAAGIEHITLRMTSWDQTGQLKRFLEEVAPAFV; encoded by the coding sequence ATGGCTTCCTTTGGGCTGACATTGGCGAACCGCGGCGTGATCATCGGCGCCGTCACGGTCCCCGAACTGTTTGACATGGCCAAGCGCGGCGAAGACTCCGGCGCGTTTTCAGCCGTGTGGGTGGGCGACAGCCTGCTTGCCAAACCGCGGCTTGAATCGATCGCGCTGCTTTCAGCGCTCGCCGCGGTGACTAAGAAAGTGCAGCTTGCCGTTGGCTGCATGGCAACTTTTCCGCATCGCCATCCGGCGCTACTGGCGCAGCAGTGGGCCAGCCTCGATGTGATTTCCGGCGGCCGCTCCTGGTTAGCCGTTTGCCTCGGCGGCCCCAACGAACAAAGCCCGGCGCAGGCGCTGGAACACAAAGTCATGGGTATCAAAGACACCGAGCGCGTCGCCCGGCTCGAAGAAGGCATCACGATTCTGCGCAAGCTCTTCCACGAAGAGAAGACATCGTACAAGGGCAAGTTTTATGAATTCGAAGGCGTAACGATTCAACCGCGGCCGGTGCAGAACCCGCTGCCGATCTGGATCGCCAGCAACCCCACGGGCCTCACTTGGAAAGACGGCGCCAGCGCGCCATCGCCGGCCGTCGAAAAAGGGCTGCGCCGCGTGGCGAGATTCGCCGACGGTTGGATGACCAACAAAGTGACGCCGGAGGAATTCAAATCGCAGTGGACGCGCATTCAAGCCATGGCCAAGGAGGAAGGCCGCGACCCGGCCAAGATCGGCACCTCGCTCTACCACAACATCAACATTAAAGAAGACCGCAAGGTCGCCTTGGACGAGAGCAAAGCTTTTCTCGACAAATACTATACTTCCAATTTCAGCATGAAGTTCGTCGAAGGCTTCACCACGGCGGGCACGCCGAAGCAGTGCATCGAAGAGCTCAAAGCCTACTTTGCCGCCGGCATCGAGCATATTACGCTGCGCATGACGTCGTGGGATCAGACCGGCCAACTGAAACGTTTTCTCGAAGAAGTGGCGCCGGCATTCGTTTAA
- a CDS encoding VOC family protein has protein sequence MILGIDHLVIVVKDLAQATNDFKQLGFTVVPGGQHPVGSHNSLISFADGSYLEIIAFYREAVDHRWWDPLEKGERLVDYCLQTDDLRRDTTTLRQAGVAINDPVPWSRKRPDGFELKWLLSLATGSHRGVAPFLIEDVTPRNERIPQEFNHKNGAAGIGTLTVAVGELSKVEQWYHTLLGFDGVPFDDDMLGAKGVQFTVGTHHLEFVMPVDPASPLVHWMREYGPSPYSATFLSDGSQAGLFDLALTHGANLSFGT, from the coding sequence GTGATTCTCGGCATCGATCATCTGGTCATCGTCGTCAAAGACCTCGCCCAAGCGACCAATGACTTCAAGCAGTTGGGCTTCACCGTGGTGCCGGGCGGCCAGCACCCAGTGGGCAGTCATAACTCGCTGATCTCGTTTGCCGACGGTTCCTATCTCGAGATCATCGCTTTTTATCGCGAAGCGGTCGACCATCGCTGGTGGGACCCGTTGGAAAAGGGCGAGCGCCTAGTCGACTATTGCCTACAGACCGACGACCTGCGCCGCGATACCACCACGCTGCGCCAAGCCGGCGTCGCCATCAACGACCCGGTGCCGTGGTCGCGCAAACGGCCCGATGGATTCGAATTGAAATGGCTCCTCTCCCTGGCAACCGGCAGTCATCGGGGGGTGGCGCCGTTTCTGATCGAAGACGTGACACCGCGCAACGAGCGCATTCCGCAAGAGTTCAATCACAAAAATGGCGCCGCCGGCATCGGCACGCTGACCGTCGCCGTCGGCGAGTTGTCCAAGGTCGAGCAGTGGTATCATACGCTCTTAGGCTTCGACGGCGTGCCCTTCGACGACGACATGCTCGGCGCCAAAGGGGTACAGTTCACGGTCGGCACGCATCATCTTGAATTTGTCATGCCCGTGGACCCGGCAAGTCCGTTGGTGCATTGGATGCGGGAGTATGGGCCGTCGCCCTACTCCGCCACGTTTCTAAGCGATGGCTCTCAAGCCGGCCTGTTCGATCTTGCGCTGACCCACGGCGCAAATCTGAGTTTTGGAACCTGA
- a CDS encoding class II aldolase/adducin family protein produces the protein MAMTVKEKLALACRILAMQGHNDMIYGHASALTDKPNEYWIKGSGIGLEECTEEDLVLIDYDGKTLAGKRKRHNEFPIHSEIYRANPQVRCVIHTHPTYSTLIASSEMTLLPITNLSCAFYPPPIQKYEESSDLIVSEDQGKAVAKLLGQHNIVLLRNHGIVIGGPSVEEACIYGVLLEHSAQTQVKAASMGGFTWATDADALLKRKRVFRPDAMFNLWEYYLRMLRKHEAR, from the coding sequence ATGGCTATGACCGTCAAAGAAAAACTCGCGCTCGCCTGCCGTATCCTGGCCATGCAAGGCCACAACGACATGATCTACGGTCATGCCTCGGCGCTCACCGACAAGCCTAACGAATATTGGATCAAGGGCTCCGGTATCGGCCTGGAAGAATGCACCGAAGAAGATCTCGTGCTGATCGACTACGACGGCAAGACCCTGGCCGGCAAGCGCAAGCGCCACAACGAGTTTCCCATTCACAGCGAAATCTACCGCGCTAATCCGCAAGTTCGCTGCGTGATCCACACCCATCCGACCTATTCGACGTTGATCGCGTCGTCGGAAATGACGCTGTTGCCGATTACCAATTTAAGCTGTGCCTTCTACCCGCCGCCGATTCAAAAATACGAAGAGTCTTCGGACCTGATCGTCAGCGAAGACCAAGGCAAAGCGGTGGCAAAACTGCTCGGCCAGCACAACATCGTTCTTTTGCGCAATCACGGCATCGTCATCGGTGGCCCGTCGGTGGAAGAGGCCTGCATCTACGGCGTGTTGCTCGAACATAGCGCACAGACGCAAGTAAAAGCGGCGTCGATGGGCGGCTTTACCTGGGCGACAGACGCCGATGCCCTGCTCAAGCGCAAACGGGTTTTTCGCCCCGATGCGATGTTTAATTTGTGGGAATACTATTTGAGAATGCTGCGCAAGCACGAAGCGCGATAA
- a CDS encoding M20/M25/M40 family metallo-hydrolase, giving the protein MEAATVKKLIDLNLSYDEVKRILVRLAQFASPQTALLEAEPQVLALIRDLVKPELEQSGFHPAVDAMGNLVLHLKGREKRDRLMLVGYAMNAAPSTMKNPYSGEIVDGAPYKLDGECVWGRGTCEQKGSLAAMMAAIKMIGSVKAELPSDLYFVVSTAGETGKHDSLAYVLDHGNVEADWCIIDGPPEIQLGNKGRVDVLVVVKGKQAHSSRPWEGVNAIEGAMKVLEKLKPLMPFPETKAHADLGKVSLTTNAIESFPKATHTIQSECRIMFDRRLLPGDDPKKAIQQMVDAIGQIEPYEIKVQPRDFMYPSEVSKDAEVVQALEQGIRTMLGQQPQMSFSTAANDTGLFNFRGIQAINYGARDIRFQHTDHDLVSMNKVFDAAKVFAFMALHR; this is encoded by the coding sequence ATGGAAGCGGCAACAGTCAAGAAATTAATAGATCTGAACCTTTCTTACGATGAGGTGAAGCGGATACTCGTCAGGTTGGCGCAATTCGCCAGCCCGCAGACTGCGCTGCTCGAAGCCGAGCCGCAGGTGTTGGCGTTGATTCGCGATCTGGTCAAGCCCGAGTTGGAACAGTCGGGTTTTCATCCGGCCGTCGACGCGATGGGCAATTTAGTTTTGCATCTCAAAGGACGCGAGAAGCGCGACCGCTTGATGCTCGTTGGCTACGCCATGAACGCGGCACCGAGCACGATGAAAAATCCCTATTCCGGCGAGATTGTCGATGGCGCGCCGTACAAGTTGGACGGCGAATGCGTCTGGGGCCGCGGCACCTGCGAGCAGAAAGGCAGTCTCGCGGCGATGATGGCGGCGATCAAAATGATCGGCTCAGTCAAAGCCGAACTGCCGAGCGATCTGTATTTCGTCGTCAGCACGGCGGGGGAGACCGGCAAGCACGATTCGCTCGCCTATGTGCTCGATCACGGCAACGTCGAAGCCGACTGGTGCATCATCGACGGCCCGCCGGAGATTCAGCTGGGCAACAAAGGGCGCGTCGATGTGTTGGTGGTCGTTAAAGGCAAACAAGCACATAGCAGCCGGCCCTGGGAAGGCGTCAATGCCATCGAAGGGGCGATGAAAGTGTTAGAGAAGCTGAAACCGTTGATGCCCTTTCCGGAAACCAAGGCCCATGCCGATCTCGGCAAAGTCAGTCTCACCACCAACGCCATCGAAAGCTTCCCGAAAGCGACCCACACGATTCAAAGCGAGTGCCGCATCATGTTCGATCGCCGGCTGCTGCCCGGCGACGATCCGAAAAAAGCGATTCAGCAAATGGTCGATGCCATCGGCCAGATCGAGCCCTATGAGATTAAAGTCCAGCCGCGCGATTTCATGTACCCCAGCGAAGTCAGCAAAGACGCCGAAGTCGTGCAGGCGCTAGAGCAGGGGATACGGACCATGCTCGGGCAACAGCCGCAGATGAGTTTTTCGACCGCGGCCAACGATACCGGGCTATTTAATTTTAGGGGAATTCAGGCGATCAACTACGGCGCGCGCGACATCCGCTTTCAGCACACCGACCACGATCTGGTCTCAATGAATAAAGTCTTCGATGCGGCGAAGGTGTTCGCGTTTATGGCGCTGCACAGATAA
- a CDS encoding iron ABC transporter permease: MMTRVFGAFKRDPLLAVVVVVGVIIAYLSLSPTLMLFYGSFRSKPLGVAGEFTLAHYISAYTDPLTYRLLWNSFIFAAGSALLATALAATLAWISIRTNAPFRKLFELTAIVPNIFPPVMLAVSWTILLSPRTGLINRFLMEVFNLSAAPLDVYSMWGMIYVEALITTPLAFLMVSASLYSMDPSLEESARTAGSSNFQVAWRITLPIVRPALLASATLNFVRAIESFDTPAIIALPARIEVFTTKIYREAVGAFPPNQNLAATYGVSLLLITMAFVFIYRQMTKRSERYVTVTGRGYRPSIIDLGPWRYAASAVAGIILVLIVVLPFLVLIYASFVSYLHVPGAKTLELLTLDHYRANLGDGRTYRALQNSLFLAIVGATLCMLLASLTAWITTKSRSAARGLIEALTFIPWAFPGTALAIGLLWTYVYVPLPIYGTIWILLIGYITRFLPYGLRTMTSTTVQIHNDLQEASNACGANFMTTFRRILLPLLRPGFIAGWILLATIYLREFSTSIFLYSPGAEPLGPLLYHFYVDGNLGPMCALALLVSLVCIALILAARKIGKVDEFGGH; encoded by the coding sequence GTGATGACTCGGGTTTTCGGTGCGTTTAAACGCGACCCGCTATTGGCGGTGGTGGTCGTCGTCGGCGTGATCATCGCCTACTTGAGTTTGTCGCCCACGCTGATGCTGTTTTACGGCAGCTTTCGCAGCAAGCCCCTCGGCGTGGCCGGCGAGTTTACGCTGGCACACTACATTAGTGCCTACACGGACCCGCTCACCTATCGGCTCCTATGGAATTCTTTCATTTTTGCCGCCGGCTCGGCGCTGTTGGCGACCGCGCTGGCTGCGACCTTGGCATGGATCTCGATCCGCACCAATGCGCCGTTTAGAAAACTCTTCGAGCTGACGGCGATCGTGCCGAATATTTTCCCGCCGGTGATGCTGGCGGTGTCTTGGACGATTCTCCTGAGTCCGCGCACCGGGCTGATCAACCGTTTCTTGATGGAGGTATTCAATCTGAGCGCAGCGCCGCTCGACGTCTATTCGATGTGGGGCATGATTTACGTCGAGGCGTTGATCACCACGCCGCTGGCGTTTCTGATGGTTTCTGCCTCGCTCTACTCCATGGACCCATCGCTGGAGGAGTCGGCGCGCACCGCCGGCTCAAGCAACTTTCAAGTTGCTTGGCGGATTACCCTGCCGATCGTCCGTCCGGCCTTGCTGGCCTCGGCGACGTTGAACTTCGTGCGCGCCATCGAAAGCTTCGACACGCCGGCGATCATCGCCTTGCCGGCGCGCATCGAAGTGTTTACCACCAAGATCTACCGCGAAGCGGTCGGCGCTTTTCCGCCGAACCAAAATCTCGCCGCCACCTACGGTGTGTCGCTGTTGCTCATCACCATGGCGTTTGTCTTTATCTATCGGCAGATGACCAAGCGTTCGGAGCGCTATGTCACGGTGACGGGGCGGGGTTATCGGCCGAGTATCATCGATCTTGGCCCGTGGCGCTACGCGGCCAGCGCGGTGGCGGGGATCATTCTGGTCCTGATCGTTGTCTTGCCGTTCTTGGTTTTGATCTACGCGTCGTTTGTCAGCTATCTCCATGTGCCGGGCGCCAAGACACTGGAGCTTTTGACCCTGGACCATTATCGCGCCAACCTGGGCGATGGCCGCACCTATCGCGCACTGCAGAACAGCCTGTTTCTGGCGATTGTTGGAGCGACCCTATGCATGTTGCTGGCGTCGTTGACGGCTTGGATTACGACCAAGTCTCGGTCCGCCGCCCGCGGCCTGATCGAAGCGCTGACCTTCATACCATGGGCATTTCCCGGCACAGCGCTGGCGATCGGCCTGCTTTGGACCTACGTCTATGTGCCGCTGCCGATCTACGGCACCATCTGGATTCTGTTGATCGGCTACATCACACGCTTTCTTCCCTATGGCCTGCGCACGATGACGAGCACGACGGTGCAGATTCACAACGACTTGCAAGAAGCCTCAAACGCCTGCGGGGCCAACTTCATGACTACGTTCCGGCGGATTTTGCTGCCGCTCCTGCGGCCGGGGTTTATCGCCGGTTGGATATTGCTGGCGACCATCTACCTGCGCGAGTTTAGCACCTCGATATTTCTCTACTCGCCGGGCGCCGAGCCGTTGGGACCTTTGCTCTATCACTTCTACGTCGACGGCAACCTGGGGCCGATGTGCGCGCTGGCGCTTTTGGTGAGCTTGGTTTGCATTGCGCTGATTTTGGCAGCGCGCAAGATTGGCAAAGTCGATGAATTTGGCGGACACTAG
- a CDS encoding extracellular solute-binding protein, with amino-acid sequence MKERLRVGWIVLALAVAMLIAPAAPLFAQAVNIDAAKKEGKVIVYGSVVPQAMDDLHKGFKAKYGIDVEYWRGDSTKVSERALAEWRAGRPGFDVVEANRGVQLIMKSEGLFAKNIPPSSEKFPAAVREKDGLITPWRVLPISILYNTELVKPADLPKTWDDLLHPKWMGKICMPDPTRHTTTAQFLWNLDTFKKDKWLDYVKALAKQKPIFVESLAPVTNKVIQGEAHLGITYVKYVKQYKGPVHYVLMDKHLADPNYISIGAKANHPNAARLYAEYATSVEGQKHIAEDGEFVFAPGVLPPIKDADKVQPNIIVMDNPTADEFKKLQTVTFREIFFAK; translated from the coding sequence GTGAAAGAAAGATTGCGGGTTGGTTGGATAGTCCTGGCGCTCGCCGTGGCCATGTTGATCGCGCCCGCGGCGCCGTTGTTCGCCCAGGCGGTCAACATCGATGCCGCAAAAAAAGAGGGTAAAGTCATCGTCTATGGCTCGGTGGTGCCCCAGGCGATGGACGATCTGCACAAGGGCTTCAAGGCCAAGTACGGCATCGATGTCGAGTACTGGCGCGGCGACTCCACCAAGGTTTCCGAGCGGGCGCTGGCCGAGTGGCGCGCCGGCCGGCCAGGTTTCGACGTGGTCGAAGCCAACCGCGGCGTGCAATTGATCATGAAATCCGAAGGATTGTTCGCTAAAAATATCCCGCCGTCGTCGGAGAAATTCCCTGCCGCCGTGCGCGAGAAAGATGGCCTGATCACGCCCTGGCGCGTGCTGCCGATCAGCATCCTCTACAATACCGAGTTGGTGAAGCCCGCGGATCTGCCAAAGACCTGGGACGACCTGCTGCATCCCAAATGGATGGGCAAGATTTGCATGCCCGATCCGACGCGCCACACCACCACGGCGCAGTTTCTTTGGAATCTCGATACTTTCAAGAAAGACAAATGGCTCGACTACGTCAAAGCCCTAGCCAAGCAAAAGCCGATCTTCGTCGAATCGCTGGCGCCGGTCACCAACAAGGTCATTCAGGGCGAAGCCCATCTCGGTATCACCTACGTCAAGTACGTTAAACAGTACAAAGGACCGGTGCACTATGTGCTGATGGATAAGCATCTTGCCGATCCGAACTACATCAGCATTGGCGCCAAGGCCAATCATCCCAATGCGGCGCGCCTCTACGCTGAGTACGCGACTTCGGTGGAAGGGCAAAAGCACATCGCTGAGGACGGCGAATTCGTTTTCGCCCCCGGTGTGCTGCCGCCGATCAAGGATGCCGATAAAGTCCAGCCCAATATCATTGTGATGGACAACCCGACGGCCGATGAGTTTAAGAAGCTGCAGACGGTGACCTTCCGCGAGATCTTCTTCGCCAAGTAG